One window of Catonella massiliensis genomic DNA carries:
- a CDS encoding ABC transporter substrate-binding protein has translation MKKVLSIALCAVVAFSVVGCGAKSSSDSAKTSSKTEVSASQAASKSSAASTASAKSSVASAVNTADEEAWKKEPAYGKTLKFLTGDGCTSAVNVAQELGYYKEQGLTVEGFKGDSDVEAIGTNQVQIAIGHIAKSMVPATNGVNLCFVGGAHLLTGCKAMYVLDESNYKSYDDLKGKSISAPSGIGTADYNISARLFIEAGIDPLKDLKIVQVEKDACVAAMKSGEIAAALLPESYGYPLVKQGLLRKVESADGNSRNELCCIVMMNKDFIKENPITSAKMASAVKKALKWMGDNPEDCTKLLMKIGLNGSDYDMNLELNKLMQFGKQTDDYTTEQMKSIVDGYINAKLITATTDADAVYKSIWNPIGSAE, from the coding sequence ATGAAGAAGGTATTAAGTATTGCACTTTGTGCAGTGGTAGCATTTTCGGTGGTTGGATGCGGGGCTAAGAGTAGTTCAGACAGCGCTAAAACATCATCAAAGACAGAGGTCTCAGCAAGTCAGGCTGCTTCTAAGTCCTCTGCGGCATCTACAGCTTCTGCTAAAAGCTCTGTGGCGTCTGCTGTAAACACAGCTGATGAAGAGGCTTGGAAGAAGGAGCCTGCCTACGGTAAAACTCTTAAGTTCCTTACAGGAGATGGATGTACTTCAGCAGTTAACGTAGCACAGGAGCTTGGATACTATAAGGAGCAGGGGCTTACAGTTGAAGGCTTTAAGGGCGACTCTGATGTGGAAGCAATAGGGACCAATCAGGTTCAGATAGCCATCGGCCACATTGCTAAGTCTATGGTTCCTGCAACAAACGGCGTAAACCTTTGCTTTGTTGGCGGTGCGCACTTACTCACAGGCTGCAAAGCCATGTATGTGCTTGATGAGAGCAACTATAAGAGCTATGATGACCTAAAGGGTAAGTCAATTTCCGCGCCAAGCGGCATAGGAACAGCCGACTACAATATCTCTGCAAGACTTTTTATAGAGGCAGGTATTGACCCTCTTAAGGACTTAAAGATAGTACAGGTAGAAAAAGATGCCTGTGTAGCAGCCATGAAGAGTGGCGAGATAGCAGCAGCTCTTCTTCCTGAGTCATATGGCTATCCTCTTGTTAAGCAGGGACTGCTTCGCAAGGTAGAGTCTGCTGACGGTAACAGCAGAAACGAGCTTTGCTGTATAGTTATGATGAACAAAGACTTCATAAAAGAGAATCCTATTACCTCAGCTAAGATGGCTTCAGCAGTTAAAAAGGCACTTAAGTGGATGGGAGACAATCCTGAGGACTGCACAAAGCTGCTTATGAAGATAGGTCTTAACGGAAGTGATTATGATATGAACCTTGAATTAAATAAGCTTATGCAGTTTGGTAAGCAGACAGATGATTATACAACTGAGCAGATGAAGAGCATAGTTGACGGTTATATAAATGCTAAGCTAATTACTGCTACAACTGATGCAGATGCAGTATACAAGAGCATTTGGAACCCTATTGGAAGCGCTGAATAA
- a CDS encoding ABC transporter ATP-binding protein, giving the protein MSEAIELKLKDVSKSFSRVDSTEVTNAVTDVNVSMYNGEFVSLVGTSGCGKSTILRMIAGLIAPTTGELTINGTKITSPGPDIGMVFQKPTLFPWLTVEDNVAFSLKMQGKLKEGMEDVQRLIKVIGLEKFKKDYPGQLSGGMAQRVALARAMISKPGILLMDEPLGALDAFTRMNMQNEILDMWQVNKQLVVMVTHDIDEAIHMSSRILVMEAHPGRIREEIKIDMDYPRNRSSSSFVEYRNHILDLLHFA; this is encoded by the coding sequence ATGAGTGAAGCAATAGAATTAAAACTTAAAGATGTTTCAAAAAGCTTTTCAAGGGTAGATTCCACAGAAGTTACCAACGCAGTAACAGATGTAAATGTTAGCATGTATAATGGTGAGTTTGTAAGCCTTGTGGGAACTTCAGGCTGTGGAAAGTCAACTATCTTAAGAATGATAGCGGGTCTTATAGCTCCTACTACAGGCGAACTTACGATAAATGGAACTAAAATAACATCACCGGGGCCCGATATCGGTATGGTTTTTCAAAAGCCTACACTATTTCCCTGGCTTACAGTCGAGGACAATGTAGCCTTCAGCCTGAAGATGCAGGGAAAGCTAAAAGAGGGTATGGAAGATGTTCAGAGACTTATAAAGGTAATAGGCCTTGAGAAATTTAAGAAAGATTATCCGGGACAGCTTTCAGGGGGAATGGCGCAAAGAGTAGCTCTTGCAAGGGCAATGATAAGTAAACCTGGGATTCTTCTTATGGATGAACCTCTCGGAGCCTTAGATGCATTTACCAGGATGAATATGCAAAATGAGATACTAGACATGTGGCAGGTAAATAAGCAGTTAGTTGTCATGGTGACACATGACATAGATGAGGCAATTCATATGAGCAGCAGGATATTAGTAATGGAAGCTCATCCGGGAAGAATACGCGAGGAAATAAAGATAGATATGGATTATCCTCGTAACCGAAGCAGTTCTTCATTTGTGGAGTACCGTAATCATATACTTGATTTACTGCACTTCGCTTAG
- a CDS encoding ABC transporter permease, which translates to MSEKDIINKQTTAGLTKDELWEIEENNKSRHQKILDFIISFFPIVCFAIAVLEYILVPDKYPNANPKRYLILLSLPIAVYVCRLIHAILLYKKGNRKKFAKVRFKAPFLSAIFLFLALFDVLTLKTGILLYPFIPWVNDIINAAILDKDQLIVCTLFTLRLLFTGYICGVVLGIITGVASGYSEKVRYWISPIVKVLGPIPTATWIPLIMILASSLMAGSVFIVGLGTWFAVTIATTSGISNVDKSYYEVAKTLGSSNRQLVFNIAIPHAMPNILQGMTQGMSSACISLMIAEMLGVEAGLGWYITWAKAWAAYNKMFAAIVIICIVFNIVTRVLDRIKNYILRWQIGVVK; encoded by the coding sequence GTGTCAGAAAAAGATATAATAAACAAACAAACTACTGCCGGTTTAACAAAGGACGAACTTTGGGAAATTGAAGAAAATAATAAGAGCAGACATCAAAAGATACTTGACTTCATCATATCTTTTTTTCCTATAGTATGTTTTGCTATAGCAGTTCTTGAGTATATATTGGTACCTGACAAATATCCAAATGCAAATCCTAAGAGATACCTGATTTTACTTTCACTTCCTATAGCTGTATACGTATGTAGGCTTATTCATGCGATTTTGCTCTATAAAAAAGGGAATAGAAAGAAATTTGCAAAAGTAAGATTCAAGGCACCATTTCTGTCTGCAATTTTCTTATTTTTAGCTCTTTTTGATGTGCTTACATTGAAAACAGGAATACTTTTATATCCATTTATACCTTGGGTAAATGACATTATCAATGCTGCAATTTTAGACAAGGACCAGCTTATAGTATGTACCTTATTTACCCTAAGATTGTTATTTACCGGATATATTTGTGGCGTTGTACTTGGGATTATAACCGGAGTAGCAAGTGGTTATAGTGAAAAGGTAAGATACTGGATAAGTCCTATAGTAAAGGTGCTTGGACCTATACCTACAGCTACCTGGATTCCACTTATTATGATACTTGCAAGCTCACTTATGGCAGGCTCAGTCTTTATAGTGGGTCTTGGAACCTGGTTTGCTGTAACAATAGCAACTACCTCAGGAATATCAAATGTGGACAAATCCTACTACGAAGTTGCCAAAACCCTCGGCTCTTCTAACCGACAGCTTGTATTTAACATAGCCATCCCACATGCCATGCCCAATATTTTACAGGGAATGACACAGGGAATGAGCTCAGCCTGTATTTCACTTATGATAGCCGAGATGCTTGGTGTAGAGGCGGGACTTGGCTGGTACATAACCTGGGCAAAGGCTTGGGCAGCCTACAACAAGATGTTTGCGGCAATAGTAATTATCTGTATAGTATTCAATATAGTAACAAGAGTACTGGATAGAATTAAGAACTATATTCTCCGTTGGCAGATAGGAGTAGTGAAATAA
- a CDS encoding double-cubane-cluster-containing anaerobic reductase: protein MDTTVCKEGQEIWEDYEEKRKAGFIKAMEFKKKGGKIAGCLCAYTPVEILEAAGMASIGLCGTSQETIPDAERVLPKTICPLIKSTYGFALTKKCPYTYFSDIIIGETTCDGKKKMYELLGEIKDVHILHLPQGKDVPYAKKMWYEECVRMKEALEEKFGITITDEALRNAVKKRNYARKLMCELYAMQKAEPPMMKGIDMMLSIQKETFAMSVDDYIADMEKLIADAKKAYLEEGERPVSADAKRILLTGCPSGGLIEKVVMTIESLGGVVVCRNDCSGERSQSFLIDENAENILEAISDRYLKIDCSVMTPNTGRYEDTLNMIEKYKVDGVIDIVLTGCHTFNIETHTMSKVMKENDIPYMKLETDYALADKGQIDTRIGAFIEML, encoded by the coding sequence GTGGATACAACTGTATGTAAAGAGGGACAAGAAATTTGGGAGGATTACGAAGAAAAGCGTAAAGCAGGCTTTATAAAGGCTATGGAGTTTAAGAAAAAGGGTGGGAAGATAGCTGGCTGCCTTTGCGCTTACACACCTGTTGAAATCCTTGAGGCCGCGGGGATGGCGTCAATTGGGCTTTGCGGTACAAGCCAGGAGACTATTCCTGACGCTGAAAGGGTGTTGCCTAAGACTATATGCCCGCTGATAAAGTCAACCTATGGCTTTGCACTTACTAAGAAATGTCCTTATACATATTTTTCAGACATTATAATAGGTGAAACTACCTGTGATGGCAAGAAAAAGATGTATGAGCTTTTGGGAGAGATTAAGGATGTACATATTCTTCATCTTCCTCAGGGAAAAGATGTACCCTATGCAAAGAAGATGTGGTATGAAGAATGTGTAAGGATGAAAGAAGCGCTTGAAGAAAAATTTGGAATCACTATCACGGATGAAGCCTTAAGAAACGCGGTAAAAAAGAGAAATTATGCAAGGAAACTTATGTGCGAGCTATATGCTATGCAAAAGGCGGAGCCTCCTATGATGAAGGGAATCGATATGATGCTTAGCATCCAGAAGGAAACCTTTGCTATGAGTGTGGATGACTATATAGCTGATATGGAAAAACTGATAGCTGATGCAAAAAAAGCCTACTTAGAGGAAGGAGAGAGGCCGGTATCAGCTGATGCCAAGAGAATTCTTCTTACAGGCTGTCCAAGTGGAGGTCTTATTGAAAAGGTTGTAATGACAATTGAGTCGCTTGGTGGAGTTGTAGTCTGTCGAAATGACTGTTCGGGAGAGAGAAGCCAGAGCTTTTTAATAGATGAAAATGCAGAGAATATCCTAGAAGCCATAAGCGATAGATATTTAAAAATCGATTGCTCTGTAATGACACCAAATACAGGAAGATATGAAGATACCTTAAACATGATTGAAAAGTACAAGGTAGACGGAGTCATTGATATAGTGTTAACCGGCTGCCATACCTTCAATATAGAAACACATACGATGTCAAAGGTAATGAAGGAAAATGATATTCCTTATATGAAGCTTGAAACTGACTATGCCCTAGCTGATAAGGGGCAGATTGACACCAGAATAGGCGCATTTATAGAGATGCTTTAA
- a CDS encoding MalY/PatB family protein encodes MKYDFVSIIDRKGKDALAVDLIPMFLEGENPVKVREGFDMIPMWVADMNFPVLPTITDAIIERAKHPTFGYFEIRDEYYDSIIRWQYIRNGVKGIKKEYIGYENGVLGGVATALHVFCSQGDSVLVHAPTYIGFTNVLKNNGYNIVHSYLKKDEEGIWRMDFEDMERKIVENNIHTAIFCSPHNPSGRVWEKWELEKVMELYKKHDVMVISDEIWSDIILSGYKHIPTQTISEDAKNRTVAFYAPSKTFNLAGLTGSYHIIYNDRIRHRIEKEASLGHYNSINVLSMHSLIGAYKDEGYEWVDELREVIGENVNFACDYIETKFKGVKVARPQGTYMLFIDCEEWCKEKGKTLYELLRMGFEAGVIWQDGKAFNGEWSIRMNLASPKSRIVEAFERLDKYVFNF; translated from the coding sequence ATGAAGTATGATTTTGTCTCGATTATTGACAGAAAAGGAAAAGATGCGCTGGCTGTAGACCTGATTCCAATGTTTTTGGAAGGAGAGAATCCTGTTAAGGTAAGAGAAGGCTTTGATATGATACCTATGTGGGTTGCGGATATGAATTTCCCTGTACTTCCCACTATTACGGATGCGATTATAGAGAGGGCAAAGCATCCTACCTTTGGCTATTTTGAGATAAGGGATGAGTATTATGACAGCATAATCAGATGGCAGTATATAAGAAACGGTGTAAAGGGAATTAAGAAAGAATACATAGGATATGAAAATGGAGTCCTGGGAGGGGTTGCGACTGCGCTCCATGTATTCTGCTCACAGGGTGATAGCGTACTCGTGCATGCCCCTACCTATATAGGCTTCACCAATGTGCTGAAAAATAACGGTTATAACATTGTCCACAGCTACCTTAAAAAGGATGAAGAGGGCATCTGGCGTATGGACTTTGAGGATATGGAAAGAAAGATAGTTGAAAATAATATTCATACAGCCATTTTCTGTTCACCTCATAATCCTTCCGGCCGTGTCTGGGAAAAATGGGAGCTTGAGAAGGTAATGGAGCTTTATAAGAAGCATGATGTAATGGTTATTTCAGATGAAATCTGGTCGGATATCATACTTAGCGGATATAAGCACATACCTACCCAGACCATATCTGAGGATGCAAAGAACCGTACAGTTGCATTTTACGCGCCGTCAAAGACATTTAACCTTGCAGGACTTACAGGCAGCTATCATATCATTTATAATGACAGAATCAGACATAGAATTGAGAAAGAAGCCTCTCTTGGGCATTACAATTCGATAAATGTACTTTCAATGCATTCACTTATAGGAGCTTACAAGGATGAGGGCTATGAGTGGGTGGATGAGCTTAGAGAGGTAATAGGAGAAAATGTTAACTTTGCCTGTGACTATATAGAAACTAAGTTTAAAGGAGTGAAGGTTGCGAGACCTCAGGGTACATACATGCTCTTTATAGACTGTGAAGAATGGTGCAAAGAGAAGGGTAAGACCCTTTACGAGCTGCTTAGAATGGGATTTGAAGCAGGGGTAATCTGGCAGGACGGTAAAGCCTTTAATGGAGAGTGGAGCATAAGGATGAACCTTGCTTCACCAAAATCAAGGATAGTGGAAGCCTTTGAACGCTTAGATAAATATGTATTCAATTTTTAA
- a CDS encoding ABC-F family ATP-binding cassette domain-containing protein yields the protein MIQASNITLRLGKKALFEDVNIKFTEGNCYGLIGANGTGKSTFLRILSGQLEPTTGEVIITPGQRLSFLQQDHFKYDAYPVLDTVIMGNKRLYDIMKEKEAIYAKEDFTDEDGIRASELEGEFATMNGWEAESDAATLLNGLGIDTEYHYMMMSEIEASKKVKILLAQALFGNPDILLLDEPTNHLDMDAIGWLEEFLINFENTVIVVSHDRYFLNKVCTHTADIDYGKIQLYAGNYDFWYESSQLMIRQQKEANKKKEEKIKELQEFIQRFSANASKSKQATSRKRALEKIELDDIKPSSRKYPYIDFRPAREIGNEVLTVSGISKTVDGVKVLDNISFVVGREDKIAFVGPNVKAISTLFKILAGEMEPDEGDYKWGVTTTQGYFPKDNTELFKGNENITEFLLPFSPEKDATYVRNFLGRMLFPGDAGIKQVKVLSGGERVRVLLSKMMIMATNVLILDEPTNHLDMEAITSLNNAVIKFPGVVLFTSQDHQFIQTIANRIIEITPHGLIDKVSTYDEYLENDEMARKRQIMTISEEELAENEGSEEE from the coding sequence ATGATTCAGGCAAGCAACATTACTTTGAGACTTGGTAAAAAGGCACTTTTTGAAGATGTAAATATCAAGTTTACAGAAGGCAACTGTTATGGACTTATTGGAGCAAATGGAACAGGTAAATCTACCTTCCTTAGGATATTATCGGGGCAGTTAGAGCCTACCACAGGCGAAGTTATTATAACTCCGGGGCAGAGACTTTCATTTCTGCAGCAGGATCATTTTAAGTATGACGCATATCCTGTACTTGATACAGTAATCATGGGAAATAAAAGACTTTATGACATAATGAAGGAAAAAGAAGCAATCTATGCTAAAGAAGACTTTACAGATGAAGACGGTATAAGAGCAAGTGAACTGGAGGGAGAATTCGCTACAATGAATGGCTGGGAGGCAGAATCTGATGCGGCTACCCTTCTTAACGGACTTGGCATAGATACAGAGTATCATTATATGATGATGAGCGAGATAGAGGCATCTAAAAAGGTTAAGATTCTTCTTGCGCAGGCACTCTTTGGCAACCCTGATATCCTCCTCCTTGACGAGCCTACCAACCACCTTGACATGGATGCAATAGGCTGGCTTGAGGAGTTCCTTATCAACTTTGAAAATACCGTAATTGTAGTTTCACACGACCGTTATTTCCTTAACAAGGTATGTACACATACAGCGGACATTGACTATGGCAAGATTCAGCTTTACGCAGGAAACTATGACTTCTGGTATGAGTCCAGCCAGCTTATGATTCGTCAGCAGAAGGAAGCAAATAAAAAGAAAGAAGAAAAAATCAAAGAACTTCAGGAATTTATACAGAGATTCTCTGCTAACGCAAGTAAGTCTAAGCAGGCTACAAGTAGAAAGAGGGCTTTGGAGAAGATTGAGCTTGATGACATTAAGCCATCCAGCCGTAAATATCCTTATATAGATTTCCGTCCTGCAAGAGAGATTGGTAATGAAGTACTTACAGTTAGCGGAATATCTAAGACAGTTGACGGCGTAAAGGTACTTGACAATATCTCCTTTGTTGTAGGAAGGGAAGACAAGATAGCCTTCGTAGGCCCAAATGTAAAAGCTATATCCACTTTATTTAAGATACTTGCAGGAGAAATGGAACCTGATGAGGGTGATTATAAGTGGGGAGTAACCACTACTCAGGGCTATTTCCCTAAGGACAATACGGAGCTTTTCAAGGGAAATGAGAATATTACTGAGTTCCTCTTGCCATTTTCACCTGAAAAAGATGCAACCTATGTAAGAAACTTCCTAGGGCGTATGCTTTTCCCGGGAGATGCAGGTATAAAGCAGGTTAAGGTTCTCTCCGGTGGTGAGAGAGTTAGAGTTCTTCTTTCTAAGATGATGATAATGGCTACAAATGTCCTCATCCTTGATGAGCCTACCAACCACCTTGATATGGAAGCCATTACCTCATTAAATAACGCAGTAATCAAGTTCCCGGGAGTTGTACTCTTTACCTCTCAGGACCACCAGTTCATACAGACTATTGCAAACAGAATTATAGAAATTACACCACACGGCCTCATTGATAAGGTAAGTACCTATGATGAGTATCTTGAAAATGATGAGATGGCAAGAAAGCGCCAGATTATGACTATTTCAGAAGAAGAGCTTGCTGAAAATGAGGGTAGTGAAGAAGAGTAA
- a CDS encoding magnesium transporter CorA family protein produces MYYKIRNTLEAIRAEEIFDGEECYVAVVSPEEWTRDKEKFNMGIDLEFEIENLFMTKAEVNYDSLTGSFIIPDRSDLLESSNRFAFALDERGIVFIDHDGYAASLVKRIAATKKWRYPGLERFIYDFLETIISGDLNMLERYEDEITIIEDRILEGNLTGELERNNEIRGELLKLKMYYEQLIDLGQELAENENDFFMSDNLRFFELFTARVTRLQGLVSTLKEYTMQVRELYQSELSVKQNRIMTVLTVVTTIIMPLTLVTGWYGMNFKYMPELDSPLAYPIVIGVVILMAVSGIIYFKKKKWL; encoded by the coding sequence ATGTATTACAAGATTAGAAATACCTTAGAAGCAATAAGAGCAGAAGAAATATTTGATGGAGAAGAATGCTATGTAGCAGTAGTTAGTCCCGAAGAGTGGACAAGAGATAAAGAAAAATTTAATATGGGAATCGACCTCGAGTTCGAGATAGAAAACCTATTTATGACAAAAGCAGAAGTCAATTATGACTCGCTGACGGGAAGCTTTATTATACCGGATAGGTCAGACTTACTTGAAAGCAGCAATAGATTTGCCTTTGCCCTTGATGAAAGAGGAATTGTATTTATAGACCATGACGGCTACGCTGCCTCGCTCGTAAAAAGAATTGCAGCCACTAAAAAATGGCGCTACCCGGGACTTGAAAGATTCATATACGATTTCCTGGAGACAATAATTAGCGGCGACTTAAATATGCTTGAAAGATACGAGGATGAAATTACTATTATAGAAGACAGGATACTTGAGGGGAATCTTACTGGCGAACTTGAAAGAAATAACGAAATTAGAGGGGAACTTCTGAAACTAAAAATGTACTATGAACAGCTGATTGACCTGGGACAGGAGCTTGCAGAAAATGAAAACGACTTCTTCATGTCAGATAACCTGCGATTCTTTGAGCTTTTCACAGCCAGGGTCACAAGACTCCAAGGCTTAGTGTCTACTCTTAAAGAATATACCATGCAGGTTAGAGAACTTTACCAGTCAGAGCTTTCAGTAAAGCAAAACCGCATAATGACAGTATTAACAGTGGTTACGACCATTATTATGCCACTGACTCTTGTTACAGGCTGGTATGGAATGAACTTTAAGTACATGCCGGAGCTGGATTCGCCACTTGCATATCCCATTGTAATTGGAGTGGTTATACTTATGGCAGTAAGTGGAATAATATATTTCAAGAAGAAAAAATGGCTATAA
- a CDS encoding Rpn family recombination-promoting nuclease/putative transposase encodes MRADKKFEKYVKLLNPIDDLMFCKMAEHREFCEEILRVILEDDELTVLDAIPQWQGKNLTGRSVILDAKCVTGDGRQINIEVQKADDDNHLKRVRYNAAVLTTNISETGKKFEFIPDVCIVFISKFDIFNGGLPLYHIDKVVRETGQVIEDGLTEIFVNTVNYDGSKPARLMKLFTENDAYNSDEFPVTSELKSRLKSSEGGSRTMNEILEKLISDEKRESEKRGAKNEKLKIAKTMLEEGLSAELIMRYTGLSKDAVAALQV; translated from the coding sequence ATGCGGGCTGATAAGAAATTTGAAAAGTATGTAAAGTTGCTGAATCCCATTGATGATTTGATGTTTTGCAAGATGGCAGAACACAGAGAGTTCTGCGAGGAGATTTTAAGAGTCATCCTTGAAGATGATGAGCTGACTGTTTTAGATGCTATTCCTCAATGGCAGGGAAAGAATCTAACCGGGCGTTCTGTGATATTAGATGCTAAGTGTGTAACAGGTGATGGAAGGCAGATTAACATTGAGGTGCAAAAGGCAGATGATGATAATCATCTAAAAAGAGTTCGCTACAACGCTGCTGTATTAACCACTAACATATCCGAAACAGGTAAAAAGTTTGAGTTTATACCTGATGTCTGTATTGTATTTATATCTAAATTTGATATATTTAACGGTGGACTTCCTCTCTACCACATAGACAAGGTAGTTAGGGAAACAGGTCAGGTGATTGAGGATGGTCTTACTGAGATATTTGTTAATACTGTTAATTATGATGGTTCTAAGCCTGCAAGGCTAATGAAGCTTTTTACTGAGAATGATGCTTACAACAGTGATGAGTTTCCTGTAACTAGTGAACTAAAGTCAAGATTAAAATCAAGCGAAGGAGGTAGTAGGACTATGAATGAGATTCTTGAGAAGCTTATTAGTGATGAAAAGAGGGAAAGCGAAAAACGCGGTGCTAAAAATGAAAAACTAAAGATTGCCAAAACCATGCTTGAAGAGGGGCTATCCGCTGAGCTTATAATGAGGTATACAGGGCTTTCTAAAGATGCAGTTGCTGCTTTGCAAGTCTAA
- a CDS encoding phosphoribosylaminoimidazolecarboxamide formyltransferase → MNEMELKYGCNPNQKPSRIFMENGAELPVKVLCGKPGYINFLDAFNGIQLVMELKKATGLPAATSFKHVSPAGAAIGKPLTEDLKKVYRVEDMGEMSLLACAYARARGADRMSSFGDFIALSDVCDADTAMIIKKEVSDGIIAPGYTAEALEILKQKKKGNYNIIEIDENYKPEPIEKKQVFGITFEQGRNEFKIDDELFKNIVSENKNLPKEALDDLIVAMITLKYTQSNSVCYAKDGQAIGIGAGQQSRIHCTRLAGSKADVWWLRQAPQTLNLKFREGLGRADVDNAIDLYVGDESEDLLRDGVWGNFFEVKPPVFTREEKREWLNKNENVALASDAFFPFGDNIERAHKSGVKYIAEPGGSVRDDSVIETCNKYDMVLCFTGMRLFHH, encoded by the coding sequence ATGAATGAAATGGAGCTAAAGTACGGCTGTAATCCTAATCAGAAGCCAAGCAGAATATTTATGGAAAATGGAGCAGAGCTTCCTGTTAAGGTGCTTTGTGGAAAGCCGGGATATATCAACTTTTTAGATGCATTTAACGGAATTCAGCTTGTAATGGAACTTAAGAAGGCTACAGGACTTCCTGCTGCAACCAGCTTTAAGCATGTATCTCCTGCAGGAGCTGCAATAGGAAAGCCTCTTACTGAGGATTTGAAAAAGGTTTACAGAGTAGAGGATATGGGTGAGATGAGTCTCTTAGCCTGTGCTTACGCAAGGGCAAGGGGAGCTGACAGAATGTCTTCTTTCGGTGATTTCATAGCGCTTTCTGATGTATGTGATGCTGATACCGCAATGATAATCAAAAAAGAAGTTTCAGACGGTATCATAGCACCTGGATATACAGCAGAAGCCCTTGAGATACTAAAGCAGAAGAAAAAAGGAAATTATAATATTATAGAAATAGATGAAAACTACAAGCCTGAACCTATAGAGAAAAAGCAGGTCTTTGGAATAACATTTGAGCAGGGCAGGAATGAATTTAAGATAGATGATGAGCTTTTTAAGAACATAGTAAGTGAGAATAAAAATCTTCCTAAAGAAGCTCTCGATGATCTCATTGTTGCTATGATTACACTTAAATACACTCAATCAAACTCCGTCTGCTATGCAAAAGACGGACAGGCTATAGGTATAGGAGCAGGGCAGCAGAGCCGTATTCACTGTACTAGGCTTGCCGGAAGTAAGGCTGATGTATGGTGGCTTAGACAGGCGCCACAGACTCTTAATCTTAAGTTTCGTGAAGGACTGGGAAGAGCTGATGTGGACAATGCCATTGACCTTTATGTAGGGGATGAGAGCGAGGACCTCTTAAGAGACGGTGTATGGGGGAATTTCTTTGAGGTAAAGCCTCCTGTATTTACAAGGGAGGAAAAGAGAGAGTGGCTTAATAAAAATGAAAATGTAGCCCTTGCATCTGATGCATTCTTCCCATTTGGAGATAATATTGAGAGGGCCCATAAGAGTGGAGTGAAGTATATTGCCGAACCTGGCGGCTCAGTAAGAGATGACAGCGTAATAGAAACGTGCAATAAGTACGATATGGTACTTTGCTTTACCGGAATGAGACTTTTCCACCATTAA
- a CDS encoding IMP cyclohydrolase produces MVSIGEVLSAKTYPGRGIVVGKSKDGKKAMTAYFIMGRSENSRNRIFVEEGEGIRTEAFDETKLSDPSLIIYSPVKVIEKKTIITNGDQTDTVYDYMTAGKCFNSALMSREFEPDAPNYTPRISALVDVSEKSLHLRMSILKSDDGNPDCCNRYFYDYSSLPAGEGRFIHTYKEDIEPLPSFEGEPAKVSLCGSIDEFTESIWKSLNEANKVSLFTRFIDIETGEYETRIVNKNQAN; encoded by the coding sequence ATGGTTTCAATTGGTGAAGTATTATCGGCTAAAACTTATCCGGGCAGAGGAATTGTTGTGGGAAAAAGTAAGGACGGCAAAAAGGCAATGACTGCTTACTTTATTATGGGAAGAAGTGAAAACAGCAGGAATAGGATATTTGTGGAAGAGGGCGAGGGAATTAGGACAGAGGCCTTCGATGAAACCAAGCTTTCAGACCCAAGTCTTATCATATATTCACCTGTCAAGGTAATTGAAAAGAAAACCATAATTACCAATGGAGACCAGACGGATACAGTTTATGATTATATGACAGCAGGCAAATGTTTCAATTCGGCCCTTATGAGCAGGGAATTTGAGCCGGATGCGCCAAACTACACACCTAGAATATCAGCCTTAGTAGATGTAAGTGAAAAGTCACTTCACTTAAGGATGAGTATACTTAAGAGTGATGACGGCAATCCTGACTGTTGCAACAGATATTTTTATGATTATAGTAGTCTTCCAGCGGGTGAAGGTAGATTCATTCACACCTATAAAGAAGACATAGAGCCTCTTCCAAGCTTTGAAGGTGAACCTGCTAAGGTAAGTCTTTGTGGAAGTATAGATGAATTTACTGAGAGTATTTGGAAGAGCCTAAATGAAGCTAATAAAGTGTCATTGTTTACAAGGTTTATAGATATAGAAACCGGAGAATATGAGACTAGAATAGTAAATAAGAATCAGGCTAATTAG